From one Solanum lycopersicum chromosome 12, SLM_r2.1 genomic stretch:
- the LOC101257937 gene encoding B-type cell cycle switch protein ccs52A-like, which produces MENPSSNSMEPQTPFDPNSNMNPKTPSKTNLIPGFNSYHPSPSRSIYSDRFIPSRTSSNFALFGLPLSPKSSNTEDSNSGYTSLLRTALFGPDSGNVVNPVTPEKGVRGNGRNLKRPNCNIFRYKTETRQRLDSLLPYEFDDQMRGVSTSPVKVPRKVPKSPYKVLDAPALQDDFYLNLVDWSSQNVLAVGLGSSVYLWHASNGKVVKLCDLENDDNVTSVGWAQRGTHLAVGTSNGKVQLWDASHGKMTRTMEGHRLRVGALSWSSSQLSSGSRDKSILQRDIRAQDDYVSKLSGHKSEVCGLKWSPDSRELASGGNDNRLFVWNNHSTQPILKYCEHTAAVKAIAWSPHLHGLLASGGGTADRCIRFWNTTTNTHLSCMDTGSQVCNLVWSKNANELVSTHGYSQNQIILWRYPTMTKVATLTGHTYRVLYLAISPDGQMIVTGAGDETLRFWNVFPSPKSQNTESEIGASSLGRTQIR; this is translated from the exons ATGGAGAATCCAAGCTCGAATTCCATGGAACCTCAAACACCCTTTGATCCCAATTCCAATATGAACCCCAAAACTCCATCGAAGACTAATTTAATCCCGGGTTTCAATTCATACCATCCTTCCCCTTCACGTTCAATTTACAGTGACCGTTTCATACCCAGCAGAACTTCATCTAATTTTGCGCTTTTTGGGTTGCCATTGTCGCCTAAGTCTTCTAATACGGAGGATTCTAATAGTGGGTATACTTCTCTTCTACGTACTGCGTTGTTTGGCCCTGATTCGGGGAATGTAGTGAATCCTGTCACACCGGAGAAGGGTGTTCGTGGGAATGGGAGGAATTTGAAGAGACccaattgtaatatttttagGTATAAAACGGAGACAAGACAAAGGTTGGATTCTTTGTTGCCTTATGAGTTTGATGACCAGATGCGTGGTGTTAGTACTAGTCCTGTTAAGGTTCCCCGGAAAGTTCCGAAATCGCCTTATAAG GTACTGGATGCCCCTGCATTGCAAGACGACTTTTATCTAAATCTTGTGGACTGGTCGTCACAGAATGTGTTAGCTGTGGGATTGGGGAGCTCTGTATATTTATGGCATGCATCTAATGGCAAG GTAGTGAAGTTGTGCGACTTGGAAAATGATGATAATGTTACTTCAGTTGGCTGGGCACAGCGAGGTACACATCTTGCTGTTGGAACAAGTAATGGGAAAGTTCAG TTATGGGATGCCTCTCATGGTAAGATGACAAGAACAATGGAGGGACATCGTTTAAGAGTTGGTGCGTTATCTTGGAGCTCCTCCCAGTTGTCTTCAGGAAGTCGGGACAAGAGTATTCTTCAGCGTGACATACGAGCTCAAGATGATTATGTCAGTAAGCTAAGTGGTCACAAGTCAGAG GTTTGTGGGCTCAAATGGTCTCCGGATAGCCGTGAATTAGCTTCTGGTGGAAATGATAACAGA CTTTTCGTATGGAACAACCATTCAACACAACCTATATTGAAATACTGTGAGCATACTGCTGCTGTAAAGGCGATTGCATGGTCCCCCCATCTTCACGGACTTCTAGCTTCTGGTGGTGGCACAGCTGATCGATGCATTCGATTCTGGAACACAACCACTAATACACACCTCAGCTGCATGGACACTGGCAGTCAG GTTTGCAATCTTGTGTGGTCGAAGAACGCAAATGAATTAGTCAGCACTCATGGTTACTCGCAAAATCAAATAATACTTTGGAGGTATCCTACAATGACCAAG GTAGCTACTCTGACTGGCCATACATATAGAGTCTTATATCTTGCCATATCTCCAGATGGACAG ATGATTGTGACCGGAGCAGGAGATGAAACACTTCGGTTCTGGAATGTCTTCCCTTCTCCTAAATCTCAG AACACCGAGTCTGAAATTGGGGCATCTTCTCTCGGCAGAACACAGATTAGGTGA
- the LOC101257640 gene encoding mavicyanin-like: MGLKALLVAIIVVNMVIVPTMSTDHFVGDDQGWKLKFDYNAWAESKEFHVGDKLIFKYKEGAHNVYRADLAAFQSCVPGANVEPLTSGNDVIDLKTPGKKWYFCGINNHCEQGMKVSVNVLEAKDGSSSSASRLSTLNSAFVAAFVMFLIVIA; this comes from the exons atggGTTTGAAAGCTTTGTTGGTTGCAATTATTGTTGTTAACATGGTTATTGTTCCAACTATGTCAACAGACCATTTTGTTGGGGATGATCAAGGTTGGAAACTTAAATTTGACTACAATGCATGGGCTGAGAGTAAAGAGTTTCATGTTGGAGATAAACTCA TATTTAAGTACAAGGAAGGAGCACACAATGTATACAGAGCAGATCTAGCTGCCTTCCAAAGCTGTGTACCTGGTGCGAATGTTGAACCCTTAACTTCGggaaatgatgtgattgatttgAAAACTCCGGGAAAAAAATGGTATTTTTGTGGAATTAATAATCACTGCGAACAAGGGATGAAGGTTTCCGTTAACGTTCTAGAGGCTAAAGATGGTTCATCATCATCAGCCTCTAGGCTTAGTACTCTTAATTCTGCATTTGTTGCTGCATTTGTCATGTTCTTGATTGTTATTgcttaa
- the LOC101262091 gene encoding trihelix transcription factor DF1-like → MLGVSSSLIASSNTSITAGAAGDGAAISAAPSQLAPPPQEAPESGGSSEGGGGGGDLSIGGEDGERNSAGNRWPRQETLALLKIRSEMDVVFKDSSLKGPLWEEVSRKLAELGYHRSAKKCKEKFENVYKYHRRTKDGRASKADGKTYRFFDQLQALENNPSSHSNIPPPPLAATPITMAMPMRSGNNSANPPMPTPTPTPQNHNHFFSVSQKSVVTGAAQPAAPALPLSQVPIGNNNLNQMHRPQGNTTTTKTSFLSNSTSSSSSTSSDEDIQRRQMKKRKWKEFFESLMKDVIEKQEELQKKFLETLEKRERDRLMREEAWRVQEMARLNREHDLLVQERSMAAAKDATIIAFLQKITEQQNTQTPNSTNNTSPSPFPIAQIQLKLSEKPFSTPPQPQPSAIAVSLPMTIHTPTPAPPQTLTLPVVSSKSLEPPKSDNGGENFSPASSSRWPKEEIEALISLRTCLDLKYQENGPKGPLWEEISSGMRKIGYNRNAKRCKEKWENINKYFKKVKESNKKRPEDSKTCPYFHQLEALYKEKAKLEPVPHNTIFGLTPQNNPPPPPIMAQPEQQWPIPQNQLHQQQQQQNRDHHHDNESDSMDHDLEEDEDEDEEDEGNGYEIIITNKQQSSSMAATPVTTTTTSAAAV, encoded by the exons atgctTGGTGTTTCTTCAAGTTTAATAGCTAGCAGTAATACTAGTATTACTGCTGGTGCTGCAGGTGATGGAGCTGCCATTTCGGCAGCTCCATCACAGTTAGCACCGCCACCACAAGAAGCTCCGGAGAGTGGTGGGAGTAGTGAAGGTGGTGGCGGTGGAGGAGATTTGTCGATTGGCGGTGAAGATGGAGAAAGGAACTCAGCTGGAAATCGATGGCCAAGGCAAGAAACTTTAGCTTTACTGAAAATTAGATCGGAAATGGATGTTGTTTTCAAAGATTCAAGTCTTAAAGGACCGTTATGGGAAGAAGTTTCCAg AAAACTTGCGGAGTTGGGTTATCATCGAAGTGCTAAGAAATGTAAAGAGAAATTCGAGAATGTTTACAAGTATCACAGGAGAACCAAAGATGGTCGTGCTTCGAAAGCAGATGGAAAAACTTATCGATtctttgatcagttacaggcTTTGGAGAACAATCCATCTTCTCATTCTAACATACCGCCACCTCCATTAGCAGCAACACCCATAACAATGGCAATGCCAATGCGATCAGGAAACAATTCAGCAAATCCTCCAATGCCAACGCCAACGCCAACTCCACAAAATcataatcatttttttagtgTTTCGCAGAAAAGTGTTGTGACAGGAGCAGCGCAGCCTGCTGCACCTGCGCTGCCACTGTCACAAGTGCCGATAGGTAATAATAACTTGAACCAGATGCATCGGCCTCAAGGTAATACTACTACTACAAAAACAAGTTTCCTGTCGAATTCAacttcatcatcatcttcaacttCGTCGGATGAGGATATACAAAGGAGGCAGATGAAGAAGCGGAAATGGAAGGAATTCTTTGAGAGTTTAATGAAGGATGTGATTGAGAAGCAAGAGGAATTGCAGAAGAAGTTTTTGGAAACGCTCGAGAAGCGCGAGAGGGATAGGTTGATGAGAGAGGAGGCATGGAGAGTGCAAGAGATGGCTAGATTGAATAGGGAACATGATCTTTTAGTCCAAGAGAGATCAATGGCAGCAGCTAAAGACGCAACAATCATCGCCTTCTTGCAAAAAATAACTGAACAGCAAAACACACAAACCCCGAATAGTACAAATAAcacttctccttctccttttcCAATTGctcaaattcaattaaaattgtCCGAAAAGCCATTCAGTACACCACCACAACCACAACCATCAGCTATCGCGGTATCACTGCCAATGACAATACatacaccaacaccagcaccaccACAGACACTGACATTACCTGTAGTATCATCAAAATCACTTGAACCTCCAAAATCCGATAATGGTGGTGAGAATTTCTCTCCAGCAAGCTCGTCAAGATGGCCGAAAGAAGAAATCGAAGCATTGATAAGTCTCCGAACCTGTTTAGATCTAAAATACCAAGAAAATGGACCGAAAGGACCACTGTGGGAAGAAATTTCATCTGGAATGAGAAAGATAGGATACAACAGGAATGCAAAGAGATGCAAGGAAAAATGGGAGAACATCAACAAGTACTTCAAGAAGGTAAAAGAAAGCAACAAAAAAAGACCAGAAGATTCCAAAACTTGCCCATATTTCCACCAGCTGGAAGCACTGTACAAAGAAAAAGCCAAGCTCGAACCTGTACCACACAACACTATCTTCGGATTAACACCCCAAAACaatcctcctcctcctcccATCATGGCTCAACCCGAGCAACAATGGCCAATTCCTCAAAATCAACTTCaccagcaacagcaacagcaaaaTCGTGATCATCATCACGATAATGAAAGCGACAGCATGGATCACGATTTGGAAGAGGACGAGGATGAGGACGAAGAAGATGAAGGTAATGGCTATGAAATAATAAtcacaaataaacaacaatcaTCATCAATGGCGGCTACCccagtaacaacaacaacaacttctGCTGCTGCAGTTTAa
- the LOC101258237 gene encoding protein STAY-GREEN homolog, chloroplastic-like, with the protein MSTLTTSFLPSLEKENSVFVYTTRRGGHSKKSQSIVPVARLFGPSIFEASKLKVLFLGVDEKKHPAKLPRTYTLTHSDITCKLTLAVSQTINNSQLEGWYNRLQRDEVVAEWKKVKGKMSLHVYCHISGDHFLLDFVARLRYYIFCKELPVVLKAFVHGDGNLLKNYPELEEALVWVHFHSNIQEFNKVDCWGPLKEASSLSSTTTTNSSSSEFGDIQMENTSNSNLDLPQPCQGSCTCCFPSTRKI; encoded by the exons ATGAGTACTTTGACTACTTCTTTTCTTCCATCACTTGAAAAAGAAAACTCTGTGTTTGTTTACACAACAAGAAGAGGAGGACACTCCAAAAAGAGCCAATCCATTGTTCCG GTGGCAAGGTTATTTGGACCATCAATATTTGAAGCATCAAAATTGAAGGTTCTTTTTTTAGGTGTAGATGAGAAAAAACATCCAGCAAAACTTCCAAGAACATATACACTTACACATAGTGATATTACATGTAAACTCACTCTTGCTGTCTCTCAAACCATCAATAACTCTCAG TTAGAAGGATGGTATAATAGATTGCAAAGGGATGAAGTGGTTGCAGAATGGAAGAAAGTTAAAGGGAAGATGTCACTTCATGTTTATTGTCACATTAGTGGAGACCATTTCTTATTAGACTTTGTTGCTAGGCTCAGATACTATATTTTCTGCAAGGAACTACCTGTG GTCTTGAAGGCATTTGTTCATGGAGATGGGAATTTGCTAAAGAATTACCCAGAGTTAGAAGAAGCTTTGGTTTGGGTACATTTTCACTCAAACATACAAGAATTCAACAAAGTAGATTGTTGGGGTCCTTTAAAAGAAGCATCTTCACTATCTTCTACCACAACTACTAATTCATCATCTAGTGAATTTGGTGATATTCAAATGGAGAATACAAGCAATAGCAATTTGGATTTACCACAGCCATGTCAAGGGTCTTGCACATGTTGCTTCCCCTCAACAAGGAAAATCTAA